In one window of Nocardia brasiliensis DNA:
- a CDS encoding DivIVA domain-containing protein codes for MYRVFEALDELVAIVEEARGIPPTRSCIVPRGDVLELLDDVRDALPGELDDAQDVLDIRDKIVADARAAADVTVTSANEQAANTIGAAREEADRILADAKAHADRMVAEASAHADHLVTTAQAEADRVVADGNAEFEAVTKRARLESERMIEAGKASYDRSVADGEAERDRLVSQTEVVRAAHAESARVIDAAHADADAMREECDHYVDAKLADFEETLSNTLRTVGRGRHQLRTGAGAPDYAAEYRR; via the coding sequence ATGTACCGCGTATTCGAAGCACTCGACGAGCTGGTCGCCATCGTCGAGGAGGCGCGTGGCATCCCGCCGACCCGCAGCTGCATCGTGCCGCGCGGTGACGTGCTCGAGTTGCTCGACGACGTGCGCGACGCGCTGCCCGGCGAACTCGACGACGCGCAGGACGTGCTCGACATCAGAGACAAGATCGTCGCCGACGCCCGCGCGGCCGCCGACGTAACGGTGACCAGCGCCAACGAGCAGGCCGCGAATACCATCGGCGCGGCCCGCGAGGAAGCCGACCGCATCCTGGCCGACGCCAAGGCGCACGCCGACCGAATGGTCGCCGAGGCCAGCGCGCACGCCGACCATCTGGTCACCACCGCGCAGGCCGAGGCGGACCGGGTGGTGGCCGACGGCAACGCGGAATTCGAGGCCGTCACCAAGCGGGCCCGGCTGGAGTCGGAGCGAATGATCGAGGCGGGCAAGGCTTCCTACGATCGCTCGGTCGCCGACGGCGAGGCCGAGCGGGACCGCCTGGTCTCCCAGACCGAGGTGGTGCGCGCCGCGCACGCCGAATCCGCGCGGGTGATCGACGCCGCGCACGCCGACGCCGACGCGATGCGCGAGGAGTGCGACCACTACGTCGACGCCAAACTCGCCGACTTCGAGGAGACCCTGTCGAACACGCTGCGCACGGTCGGGCGGGGCAGGCATCAGCTGCGCACGGGCGCGGGCGCGCCCGACTACGCCGCCGAATACCGCCGCTGA
- a CDS encoding GtrA family protein: protein MTVLDLERPAGVSATSFFLPWVGPYPVLPAAPVAARFEQLMTYLRGDRGFAQLIRFALVGGSSNVAYVLLFFAMHGIGPLIANVVGSIVSTIIANELHRQLTFHASGRVGWFTAQWEGGGLALVGLAITTASLAALDIWAPTIGGPAEATAILAITAAVGGMRFLALRGLVF, encoded by the coding sequence ATGACTGTTCTGGATCTGGAGCGACCGGCGGGAGTAAGCGCGACCAGCTTCTTCCTGCCGTGGGTCGGCCCGTACCCGGTGCTACCCGCAGCACCCGTCGCGGCGCGGTTCGAGCAGCTGATGACCTACCTGCGCGGTGACCGCGGCTTCGCCCAGCTGATCCGTTTCGCCCTGGTCGGCGGCTCCAGCAACGTCGCCTATGTACTGCTGTTCTTCGCGATGCACGGCATCGGTCCGCTGATCGCCAACGTGGTCGGCTCGATCGTGAGCACCATCATCGCCAACGAGCTGCACCGCCAGCTCACCTTTCACGCCAGCGGCCGCGTCGGCTGGTTCACCGCCCAGTGGGAGGGCGGCGGCCTGGCCCTGGTCGGCCTCGCCATCACCACCGCGAGCCTGGCCGCCCTCGACATCTGGGCCCCCACCATCGGCGGCCCCGCCGAGGCCACCGCCATCCTCGCCATCACCGCCGCCGTAGGCGGCATGCGCTTCCTGGCCCTGCGCGGCCTGGTCTTCTAA
- the coaD gene encoding pantetheine-phosphate adenylyltransferase, translating into MAGALCPGSFDPVTNGHIDVFTRAAAQFDEVVVTVMINKNKQGMFSVEERMEMLRESTAHLPNVRVESWYGLLVDFAKQQNVTAIVKGLRDATDFGYELQMAQMNKKLSGVETFFIATNPTFGFLSSSLVKEVAAFGGDVVDMLPPSVHKRLLTRLAERKN; encoded by the coding sequence ATGGCTGGAGCATTATGCCCCGGGTCCTTCGACCCCGTGACCAACGGACACATCGACGTCTTCACCCGGGCCGCGGCCCAGTTCGACGAGGTCGTTGTCACCGTCATGATCAACAAGAACAAGCAGGGCATGTTCAGCGTCGAGGAGCGCATGGAGATGCTGCGCGAGTCGACCGCGCACCTGCCCAACGTCCGGGTGGAGTCCTGGTACGGGCTGCTCGTCGATTTCGCGAAGCAGCAGAACGTCACCGCCATCGTGAAGGGCCTGCGTGACGCCACCGACTTCGGTTACGAGCTGCAGATGGCGCAGATGAACAAGAAGCTCTCCGGTGTAGAGACCTTCTTCATCGCCACCAACCCCACCTTCGGCTTCCTGTCCAGCTCCCTGGTCAAAGAGGTCGCCGCCTTCGGCGGCGACGTAGTAGACATGCTCCCCCCCTCAGTCCACAAACGCCTCCTCACCCGCCTAGCCGAACGCAAGAACTGA
- the rsmD gene encoding 16S rRNA (guanine(966)-N(2))-methyltransferase RsmD, with amino-acid sequence MTRIVAGTAGGRRLRVPPAGTRPTSDRVREALFSALDARIDFDGARVLDLYAGSGALGLEALSRGAAHALLVESDRKAAAVVRANIAELGLPGAQLRPGTVASVLAAGGAGEFDLVLSDPPYAVETDAVLADLRALTDGWLRPGALVVVERSIRSPEIDWPAGFSALKPRKYGETRIELATFE; translated from the coding sequence ATGACCCGGATCGTCGCGGGCACGGCGGGTGGACGGCGCCTGCGGGTGCCGCCCGCCGGCACCCGGCCGACCTCCGACCGGGTGCGTGAGGCGTTGTTCAGCGCGCTCGACGCCAGGATCGATTTCGACGGCGCCCGGGTGCTCGACCTCTACGCGGGGTCGGGCGCGCTCGGGTTGGAGGCACTTTCGCGTGGTGCCGCGCACGCGCTGCTGGTCGAATCCGATCGCAAGGCCGCGGCCGTCGTGCGCGCCAACATCGCCGAGCTCGGGCTGCCCGGTGCGCAGCTGCGCCCCGGCACCGTGGCGTCGGTGCTGGCCGCGGGCGGTGCGGGCGAATTCGACCTGGTGCTCTCCGATCCGCCGTACGCGGTCGAGACCGACGCGGTGCTCGCGGACCTGCGCGCGCTGACCGACGGGTGGCTGCGTCCTGGCGCCCTGGTGGTGGTGGAGCGATCCATCCGATCGCCGGAGATCGACTGGCCCGCAGGCTTTTCCGCGTTGAAGCCGCGCAAATACGGGGAAACGCGGATCGAGCTGGCGACGTTCGAATAG
- a CDS encoding pyruvate carboxylase, with translation MFTKVLVANRGEIAIRAFRAAYELGVGTVAVFPYEDRNSVHRLKAAESYQIGEQGHPVRAYLSIDAIIDAAKSAGADAVYPGYGFLSENPDLAAACAREGITFIGPSAEVLELAGNKARAIAAAKAAGLPVLRSSVPTADVDELLAAAQELEYPIFVKAVAGGGGRGMRRVAEPAQLRESIEAASREAESAFGDPTVFLEQAVVNPRHIEVQILADQHGNVMHLFERDCSVQRRHQKVIELAPAPNLDLALRDRICADAVAFAKQIGYSCAGTVEFLLDERGNHVFIEMNPRIQVEHTVTEEITDVDLVQSQLRIAAGETLEQLGLSQDKITIRGAALQCRITTEDPANGFRPDTGRITAYRTPGGAGIRLDGGANLGAEIGAYFDSMLVKLTCRGRDFPAAVARAGRALAEFRIRGVTTNIPFLQAVLDDPDFKTGRVTTSFIDERPQLLTLRGSADRGTKILNYLADITVNKPHGERPTTVYPHDKLPPIDLTVPPPDGSRQRLLRLGPEGFARDLRAQKAVGVTDTTFRDAHQSLLATRVRTNGLLGVAGHVARLTPELLSIEAWGGATYDVALRFLYEDPWERLALLREAVPNICLQMLLRGRNTVGYTPYPEQVTRAFVSEATATGIDIFRIFDALNNVDQMRPAIDAVRETGTAIAEVAMSYTGDLSNPDETLYTLDYYLKLAEQIVDAGAHVLAIKDMAGLLRAPAAATLVKALRSNFDLPVHVHTHDTPGGQLATYLAAWQAGADAVDGASAAMAGTTSQPALSAIVAAAAHSEHDTGLNLQNVCDLEPYWEALRKVYAPFESGLPAPTGRVYTHEIPGGQLSNLRQQAIALGLGDRFEEVEAKYAAADRLLGRLVKVTPSSKVVGDLALALVGTGVDIEDFAADPGRFDIPDSVIGFLRGELGTPAGGWPEPFRSRALAGRGPAKPETPLTPADEAGLAGSSEQRRTTLNRLLFPGPTSEFLAHREKYGDTMGLSANQFFYGLRHGEEHRVQLEKGVTLLIGLEAIAEPDERGMRTVMCILNGQLRPVAVRDRSIASDVPAAEKADKGNAGHIAAPFAGVVTLAVSEGDAVAAGDTIGTIEAMKMEAAITAPRAGTVGRVAIGQVQQVEGGDLLIELTMGESGAGDQLRSVRNDQSE, from the coding sequence ATGTTCACGAAAGTCTTGGTCGCCAACCGCGGCGAGATCGCCATCAGGGCCTTCCGCGCGGCCTACGAACTCGGCGTGGGGACGGTCGCCGTCTTCCCGTACGAGGACCGCAACTCGGTCCATCGGTTGAAGGCGGCCGAGTCCTATCAGATCGGTGAGCAAGGCCATCCGGTCCGGGCCTATCTGTCGATCGACGCGATCATCGACGCGGCGAAGTCGGCGGGCGCCGACGCGGTGTACCCCGGTTACGGCTTCCTGTCTGAGAACCCGGACCTCGCCGCGGCCTGCGCCCGCGAGGGCATCACCTTCATCGGCCCGTCCGCCGAGGTGCTCGAGCTCGCGGGCAACAAGGCGCGCGCCATCGCCGCCGCCAAGGCCGCGGGACTGCCGGTGCTGCGCTCGAGCGTGCCGACCGCGGACGTGGACGAGCTGCTCGCGGCCGCGCAGGAGCTGGAATACCCGATCTTCGTCAAGGCGGTCGCCGGCGGCGGTGGTCGCGGCATGCGCCGGGTCGCCGAGCCGGCACAGCTGCGCGAGTCGATCGAGGCGGCCTCGCGCGAGGCCGAGTCGGCCTTCGGCGATCCGACGGTGTTCCTCGAGCAGGCCGTGGTGAACCCGCGTCACATCGAGGTGCAGATCCTGGCCGACCAGCACGGCAACGTGATGCACCTGTTCGAGCGGGACTGCTCGGTGCAGCGCAGGCATCAGAAGGTGATCGAGCTCGCGCCCGCGCCGAACCTGGATCTCGCGCTGCGCGACCGCATTTGCGCCGACGCGGTGGCCTTCGCCAAGCAGATCGGCTACAGCTGCGCGGGCACCGTGGAGTTCCTGCTCGACGAGCGGGGCAACCACGTCTTCATCGAGATGAACCCGCGCATCCAGGTCGAGCACACGGTGACCGAGGAGATCACCGATGTCGACCTGGTGCAGTCGCAGCTGCGCATCGCGGCGGGGGAGACCCTCGAGCAGCTCGGCCTCAGCCAGGACAAGATCACCATTCGCGGCGCCGCGCTGCAGTGCCGGATCACCACCGAGGACCCGGCCAACGGATTCCGCCCGGACACCGGGCGGATCACCGCCTACCGCACGCCGGGCGGTGCGGGCATCCGGCTCGACGGCGGCGCCAACCTCGGCGCGGAGATCGGGGCCTACTTCGACTCCATGCTGGTGAAGCTCACCTGCCGCGGCCGCGACTTCCCCGCCGCGGTGGCGCGGGCCGGGCGGGCACTGGCCGAGTTCCGAATTCGCGGTGTCACCACCAACATTCCGTTCCTGCAGGCGGTGCTCGACGATCCGGACTTCAAGACCGGCCGGGTCACCACCTCGTTCATCGACGAGCGCCCGCAGCTGCTGACCCTGCGCGGTTCGGCCGACCGCGGCACCAAGATCCTCAATTATCTGGCCGACATCACCGTGAACAAGCCGCACGGTGAACGGCCGACCACGGTCTACCCGCACGACAAGCTGCCCCCGATCGACCTGACCGTGCCCCCGCCGGACGGCTCGCGTCAGCGGCTGTTGCGTTTGGGCCCCGAAGGTTTCGCGCGGGATCTGCGCGCGCAGAAGGCGGTCGGCGTCACCGACACCACCTTCCGCGACGCGCACCAGTCCCTGCTGGCCACTCGGGTGCGCACCAACGGTCTGCTCGGTGTCGCGGGGCACGTCGCGCGGCTGACCCCCGAACTGCTGTCCATCGAGGCGTGGGGCGGTGCGACTTACGATGTGGCGCTGCGGTTCCTGTACGAAGACCCGTGGGAGCGGCTGGCCCTGCTGCGCGAGGCGGTGCCCAACATCTGCCTGCAGATGCTGCTGCGCGGCCGCAACACCGTCGGCTACACGCCCTACCCGGAACAGGTGACCCGCGCGTTCGTCTCCGAGGCGACCGCCACCGGCATCGATATCTTCCGCATCTTCGACGCGCTCAACAACGTCGACCAGATGCGTCCGGCGATCGACGCGGTGCGCGAAACCGGTACGGCCATCGCCGAAGTCGCGATGAGCTACACCGGTGATCTGTCCAACCCGGACGAAACCCTGTACACCCTGGACTATTACCTGAAGCTGGCCGAGCAGATCGTGGACGCGGGCGCGCACGTGCTCGCGATCAAGGACATGGCCGGACTGTTACGTGCCCCTGCCGCAGCGACTTTGGTCAAGGCGCTGCGCAGCAACTTCGATCTGCCGGTGCACGTGCACACCCACGACACCCCGGGCGGTCAGCTGGCCACCTACCTCGCCGCCTGGCAGGCCGGCGCCGACGCGGTCGACGGCGCCAGCGCCGCGATGGCCGGAACCACCAGCCAGCCCGCGCTTTCCGCGATCGTCGCGGCCGCGGCGCACAGCGAGCACGACACCGGGCTGAACCTGCAGAACGTGTGCGATCTCGAGCCGTACTGGGAGGCGCTGCGAAAGGTGTACGCGCCCTTCGAGTCCGGGCTGCCCGCCCCGACCGGGCGGGTGTACACCCATGAGATCCCCGGCGGTCAGCTGTCGAACCTGCGCCAGCAGGCCATCGCGCTCGGTCTCGGCGATCGGTTCGAAGAGGTGGAAGCCAAATACGCGGCGGCCGACCGGTTGCTCGGCCGATTGGTGAAGGTGACCCCGTCCTCGAAGGTGGTCGGCGACCTCGCGCTTGCCCTGGTCGGCACCGGTGTCGACATCGAGGACTTCGCCGCCGACCCGGGCCGCTTCGACATCCCCGACTCGGTGATCGGTTTCCTGCGTGGCGAACTCGGCACCCCGGCGGGCGGCTGGCCCGAACCGTTCCGCAGCCGCGCGCTGGCGGGCCGCGGCCCGGCCAAGCCGGAGACCCCGCTCACCCCGGCCGACGAGGCGGGGCTTGCGGGCAGCTCCGAACAGCGCCGCACCACGCTGAACCGGCTGCTGTTCCCCGGGCCAACGTCCGAGTTCCTCGCGCACCGCGAGAAATACGGCGACACCATGGGGCTCTCGGCGAACCAGTTCTTCTACGGGTTGCGCCACGGCGAGGAACATCGCGTGCAGCTGGAGAAGGGTGTCACGCTGCTGATCGGCCTCGAGGCCATCGCCGAGCCCGACGAGCGCGGCATGCGCACGGTCATGTGCATCCTCAACGGGCAGCTGCGTCCGGTCGCGGTCCGGGACCGGTCCATCGCCAGCGACGTCCCGGCCGCGGAGAAGGCGGACAAGGGCAACGCGGGCCACATCGCCGCGCCGTTCGCCGGTGTCGTGACCTTGGCTGTGTCCGAGGGCGACGCGGTCGCGGCAGGTGACACCATCGGCACCATCGAGGCGATGAAGATGGAGGCCGCGATCACCGCGCCGCGCGCGGGGACCGTCGGCCGGGTCGCGATCGGACAGGTGCAGCAGGTCGAGGGCGGTGATCTGCTGATAGAGCTGACCATGGGCGAGTCCGGCGCGGGTGATCAGCTGCGGTCCGTGCGAAACGATCAGTCTGAATGA